DNA from Nocardioides yefusunii:
GCCCAGAGCACCAAGCAGGACGGGCACCCACCTCCCGGTGAGTGCCCGTCCTCTGCTTCGGTGTGCCGATCAGCCTGGCGTTCAGTGCCTCGCTCAGCGGCCGAACTTGGCGCGGATCTGGCGGCGTCGCTCCGCGATGCCCCACTTCGTGATCAGCTTCAGCGACTCCGAGGCGACGTCCTTGCTCATCTTGGAGTCGCCGCGCTCGCGCTCGATGAACTCGATCGGGACCTCAGTGATCTTCAGCCCCTGCGCGACCGTGCGGTAGGCCATGTCGGTCTGGAAGACGTATCCGGTGGAGGTGACCGACTCCACGTCGATCGCCTCGAGGGTGCCGCGGCGGAACAGGCGGAACCCAGCGGTGGCGTCCTTCACCTTGAGACCGATCAGCAGGCGGACGTAAATGTTGCCGCCACGCGACAGGATCTGACGGCGCAGCGGCCAGTTCACGATCGATCCACCCGGGACGTAGCGCGAACCGATGACGAGGTCAGCACCGTCGGCGATCGCGTCGATCAGGCGCTGCAGCTGCTCGGGCTGGTGCGAACCGTCGGCGTCCATCTCACCGATGACGTCGTAACCGGCGTCGAGAGCGACCCGGAAACCGTGGCGGTAGGCGGCACCGAGGCCGGCCTTCTCGGTCCGGTGGACCACCTTGATCTGGGGGTCCTCCGCGGCCATCCTGTCGACGATGTCACCCGTGCCGTCGGGCGAGTTGTCGTCCATCACCAGGACGTCGACGCCCGGCTGGGCCTCCCGCAGGCGTCCGATGATCCACTCGATGTTCGCGGACTCGTTGTACGTCGGGACGACCATGACGACGCGTCCGGGCAGAGCTGCACTCACGTGATGACCTCAGGGCTAGGGGCTCGGCTGTTCCGTCGGCGAATATAGGCCATGGTGCGGCTCAGCAGTGGACCGCCCAGAACCACGATGCTCGCGAGCACCGACAGGCGCCCGGGCCACGCGTCCATCCGCACCGCAGGTGTGACGGCCGCCCGCAGCACGACCTCCTCGACGACTGTTTCCGTGGATCGCTTCGCTGCGCGTGCGATCGTCGAACCGTCGGGGCCGACAATCCCTGAGATCCCGTTGGTCGAGGCGACCGCGAGACTCCGTCCGGTCTCGAGGGCACGCAGGCGGGTGATCGCGTACTGCTGGTCGACCTGGTCGGTGTGGATGAAGGTGGCGTTGCTGGTCTGCACCACCAGGAGTTCGGCACCGTTGCGGACCTGGGCGTGGATCCCGTCGTCGTAGGCAACGTCGAAGCAGATCGCGTCGGCAACCTCGATCCCGGCGATGCTCAACGGTTCGGTCCGGTCACCGCTCAGCATGTCGCGCCCCACTTCGTGCAGGCGCCCCAGGTTCTGCTTGAAGACCAGGTCTCGCCACGGGACGTACTCACCGAACGGCACCGGGTGCCACTTCGTGTACCGCTCCGACGGACCGGTCACGGGGTCCCAGACGACTCCCTGGTTGAGGACCCGGTCGTCGCGCACGTCGTCGACCATCGCGCCCACGAGGACGGGAACACCCAGTTCCCGTACGGCCTCCTCGATCCCCGACCGCGTCCTGGAGTTCGAGAACGGGTCCACGGCGGTGGAGTTCTCCGGCCACACCACGAACGCAGGGCGCTCCACCTCGCCGCGCTCGACCGCGTCGGCGAGTGCGACGCTCGCCCGGACGTGGTTGTCGGTGACCTCACGGTGCACGCTGACGAGGTCGTCACCGGCGCCCGGAACGTCACCCTGGACCACCGCGACCACGGCTCGCTCCCCAGCACCGTCGTCGATGCTGGAGTAGGCGCCCCGCACCCCCCAGGGCAGCAGGGTGGCGCACAGGAGGGCCGACATGACACCCACACGGGTGAGGCTGTGGCGCCGCGGAGAGAGCAGCAGCGCCGCCAGGCACGTGCCGAGCAGACACAGCAACAGGCTGGTGCCGGTGAACCCGAGCCAGGGCAGCCCGGGCGCCCAGACCGAGTCGGCCACGGAGTAGGAGAGTCGCCCCCACGGCATCCCGCTGAACGGCCACGTGCACCGCACCGACTCCACGGCGACCCACACGACTGCGCACCACCACGGCCACCACCGGCCGCGTGACTGCAGCGCGGCCCACGCCGACGCCAACGGCGCGTAGAAGGCCGCTTCGAGGGCCGAGAGACCGAACCAGGCGTCCGGTCCCACCGCGCGCATCCACCACTGCAGGGTGAAGAAGTAGGCAACGCCGAAGACGAGGCCGACCAGCCACGCACTGCGCGCACGGAGTCCGTGGACGCCGAGCGCAAGACCGGCGACGGCCAGTGGTGCCATCCACGTGTGGGCGAGCGGTTCGAAGGCTCCCGACAGGGCCAGACCCGAGAGGGCGGCCACCAGAAGACGGAGCAGCACGTTGACCACGGTCACCGCGCCAACCTACCCGACAGGTGAGCATGGGCCGCACGGAGGAAGCGCGTTGCGGAACAGGATTCGTGAAGGAGCCGTGAGGGAGCAGGTGGCTTCGGACCGACGGAGTGACACCTGGTTGGCGCCCACCCGAAGTTGTCTAAGGCCACCCACTCCCTGCACGGGACGGCTCCCGCGAATCCCCTGCCCGGGCTGCCCGTCGGTCGCACGGATGCTGGCGCCCCACCCGCGAACAGACAGCCAGGTCCCGAACCGGTGATTCACGGCTGCACGAGCTGACCCGGTGACGATCGTCGCAAGTCAGAGCACTGTCAACCCACTCCGCAGGATTGCCCGCGAGCGGCCCCGGACGAGCGATCGAGGTCTGGACGGGTGGTTCAGATCGTGGGACCGGAAGCGTTCTTGGCCAGCGTGGAACGCAGCCGATCCACGGCCGAGGCAACGCCCCACGTCTCACCCATCACAGCGACACGGGCGGCGTCGGCGGGCACGGCGGGCAGCAGCAGTGCTTCCCCTCGGGGGAGGTCGAGGTCGCGACGCACCGCGACGGCCTCGGGGGCCACCGTCAGGTAGTCGAGGGCAGCGAGCATCTTGGCCCGCGGACCCTTCTTGATCGTCGACGTCTCGTCGCGGGCCGCCTCGAGGATGCCGTCCAGGGTGCCGAACTCCGCAAGGAGTCCCGCAGCGGTCTTCTCCCCCACCCCGGCCACGCCTGGGAGGCCGTCGGAGGCGTCGCCGCGCATCGTGGCGAAGTCTGCGTACTGGGACGGCTCGACGTCGTACTTGGCGCGGACCCACTCGGCGTCGACGCGCTCGTGCTTGCTGACACCGCGGGCGGTGTAGAGGATCCGGACGCGCGCCTCGTCGTCGACGAGCTGGAACAGGTCGCGGTCACCTGTCACGACGTCCACCGGCATGCCAGCGTCGGTGGCCAGGGTGCCGATCACGTCGTCGGCCTCCATGTCGACGTGCCCGATCACCGCGATGCCGAACGCCTCGAGCAGCCCCCGGATCACCGGGACCTGGGCCAGCAGCCCTTCGGGGACCTCCTCGACGTCCGGGACCCCGGCCGGGGTCTCAGTGACGACGCGGTGTTCCTTGTAGGTCGGCACGAGGTCGACGCGCCACTGCGGACGCCAGTTGTCGTCCCAGGCGCACACCAGGTGCGTGGGGCGGTACTCGTCGACCAACCGACTGACGAAGTCGAGCATCCCGCGCACTGCGTTGACGGACGTGCCGTCGGGTGCGTGGAACCGGTCCGGCACACCGAAGTAGGCACGGAAGTAGAGCGACGCGGTGTCGAGCAGCAGCAAGCGGGGAGCCGTCATGGGCGAAAGCCTGTCACAGCCTCCCCGCCTGCGCGGTGTCAGTCGAGGTGTCAGTCGAGGTGTCGGTCAGGGTGTCCGACGGTGGTGCTCATTCCCCCGCCGTGGAGAGTGCGATCACGCCGCGGCGCAACCGGTCGGCCGCCTCGCGGGCGGTCTTCTGGATCGGGGTGCCGGCGGCGGCGTGCGCCACCTGACCGGTGAGGTCGAGGAGCTGCTTCATCACGCGCACGAAGTCTCCCGCCGACAGGCCCGTCTCGGTGAGCACGTCGTCGAGGTCGTCGCCCTCGGCCCAGCGCCACGCCGCCCACGCGAACCCGGCGTCCGGGGGCCGCAGGAAGTCGAGCTTGTGGTCGCGCTCCAGGAGGTCCAGCTGACGCCACAGACGCTGGGTCTCGGTGACGACCTTCTGGATCCGCTTCGACGCCGGACGCGGGCTCTGGTCGCCCGGGCCGCGGGCCTCGTAGACCAGCACCGACAGGGCGCCGGCCAGCTCGGAGGGGTCGAGGTCGTTCCAGATCCCCTCCCGCAGCGCTTCGGCGGCCACGAGGTCCATCTCGGTGTGGATCCGCATCAGGTGACGACCGCGGTCGGTGACGGTGTCGCCGTCGAGGTACTGCAGCGCCGTCAGCACCGAGCAGACCCGGTCGAAGGTGCGGGCCACGGTGTTGGTGCGCGTCTCGACCCGGCGACGCAGCACGTCACCGTCGCGCTTGAGCTTGAACCAGCGCTCGGCCCAGCGGGCGTGGTCCTCGCGCTCCTCGCAGCCGTGGCACGGGTGTGCCTTGAGCTGCTGACGCAGACGCGTGAGCTGCTGCTCGACGGCGTCGTTGCGGGCACCCTTGCGCGGCGCCTCAGCTCCGCGCGGGAGTCCGCGCACGCGAGCACCCAATGCCATCGCGAGGTCCTTGCGGGACTGCGGGACGCGTCCGTTGAAGTTCTTGGGCACCTTGATCCGGGTGCGTGCCTCGACCGGGACCGGGAAGTCCAGCGGCACCAGGCGACGGGCCTCACGGCCGAGGGTGAGCACGTAGGGACGCGGCTCGTCAGGGTTGGCGAGGCCGGGGTCGACGACGACGGCCCACCCGGCGAACTTGCCGGCCGGGATCTCGATCACGTCGCCGGTGGTGAGCTGGCGCAACGAGGCCATCGCCTCGGCGCGGCGGTCGTTGCGGCGCGCGCGTGCGGCGTCCTTCTCCACTTCGGAGATCGAACGACGCAAGGCCGCGTAGTCCATGAAGTCACCCAGGTGGCAGGTCGCCGCCTCCAGGTATCCCTCCAGCGCCTCGTCGGCCTTGTGCAGCTGACGTGCCAGTCCCACGACGGAGCGATCGGCCTGGAACTGGGCGAAGGACTGCTCGAGCAGCTCGCGCGAACGCGCGTACCCGAACTGGTGGACCATGTTGACGGCCATGTTGTAGCTGGGCCGGAACGAGCTGCGCAGGGGGTAGGTACGGGTCGAGGCGAGACCGGCGACCTGTCGCGGGTCGATGCCCGGCTGCCACAGCACCACCGCGTGGCCCTCGACGTCGAGTCCACGGCGTCCGGCGCGACCGGTCAACTGGGTGTACTCACCCGGCGTCAGGTCAGCGTGGGTCTCGCCGTTCCACTTCGACAGCTTCTCGATCACGACGGTGCGGGCAGGCATGTTGATGCCCAGCGCCAGCGTCTCGGTCGCGAAGACGATCTTGACCAGGCCGGCGGCGAAGAGGTCCTCGACGACGGTCTTGAACGCCGGCAGCAGACCCGCGTGGTGGGCAGCGACGCCGCGCACGAGTCCTTCGAGGAACTCGTGGTAACCGAGCGCCTGCAGGTCCTCGGGCGGGAGCGCCTTCGCGGCGCTCTCCACCTGGGCCCGGATCTCGTCGCCCTCCTCACGGGTGGTGAGGCGGACGTCGGCGGCCAGGAGCTGGCTCACCGCTGCGTCGCAGGCGTTGCGGCTGAAGATGAAGTTGATCGCCGGAAGCAGCCCCTGCTCCTCCAGGCGGCGGACCACGTCGACACGCGAGGGGACCCAGACGCGACGGCCGTTGCCGACGTTGCGCTGGCCCTTGGTGGCGCCGCGCTGACCCTTGGGGTTGCGGCGGTCACGCATGAGTCGCTGCGAGGCGAAGTCGTCGCGGGCGACGCGCATGAGCTCGGCGTTGACCGGAGCTCCCTCCTTCACGAACCCGGCGGAAGCATCGACGTCGTTGGAGTCGAAGAGGTCGTAGATCTTGCGTCCCACCATGACGTGCTGGAACAGCGGCACGGGCCGCTTCTCCTCCAGGACGGTGGTGGTGTCACCGCGCACGGTGCCGAGCCACTCGCCGAACTCCTCGGCGTTGGAGACGGTCGCCGACAGCGACACCACCTGCACCGACTCGGGCAGGTGGATGATCACTTCCTCCCACACGGCACCGCGGTTGCGGTCGGCGAGGTAGTGCACCTCGTCCATGACGACGTAGCCCAGGCCCTCCAGCGTGCGGGAGTTGGCGTAGAGCATGTTGCGCAGCACCTCCGTGGTCATCACGACCACGGGCGCCTCACCGTTGATGGAAGTGTCTCCGGTGAGCAGACCGACGTTGGCCGCGCCGTGCTTCTCCACCAGGTCGGAGAACTTCTGGTTGGAGAGAGCCTTGATCGGCGTCGTGTAGAAGGCCTTGCGTCCCTCACGGAGCGCGAGGTGGACGGCGAACTCGCCCACGACCGTCTTGCCCGCACCGGTGGGCGCGGCGACGAGGACACCACGGCCGTCCTCGA
Protein-coding regions in this window:
- a CDS encoding 5'-3' exonuclease gives rise to the protein MTAPRLLLLDTASLYFRAYFGVPDRFHAPDGTSVNAVRGMLDFVSRLVDEYRPTHLVCAWDDNWRPQWRVDLVPTYKEHRVVTETPAGVPDVEEVPEGLLAQVPVIRGLLEAFGIAVIGHVDMEADDVIGTLATDAGMPVDVVTGDRDLFQLVDDEARVRILYTARGVSKHERVDAEWVRAKYDVEPSQYADFATMRGDASDGLPGVAGVGEKTAAGLLAEFGTLDGILEAARDETSTIKKGPRAKMLAALDYLTVAPEAVAVRRDLDLPRGEALLLPAVPADAARVAVMGETWGVASAVDRLRSTLAKNASGPTI
- a CDS encoding DEAD/DEAH box helicase codes for the protein MTSPSEAYARFRSSQQHPVTAEFADSFPFGLDDFQIRGCREIEDGRGVLVAAPTGAGKTVVGEFAVHLALREGRKAFYTTPIKALSNQKFSDLVEKHGAANVGLLTGDTSINGEAPVVVMTTEVLRNMLYANSRTLEGLGYVVMDEVHYLADRNRGAVWEEVIIHLPESVQVVSLSATVSNAEEFGEWLGTVRGDTTTVLEEKRPVPLFQHVMVGRKIYDLFDSNDVDASAGFVKEGAPVNAELMRVARDDFASQRLMRDRRNPKGQRGATKGQRNVGNGRRVWVPSRVDVVRRLEEQGLLPAINFIFSRNACDAAVSQLLAADVRLTTREEGDEIRAQVESAAKALPPEDLQALGYHEFLEGLVRGVAAHHAGLLPAFKTVVEDLFAAGLVKIVFATETLALGINMPARTVVIEKLSKWNGETHADLTPGEYTQLTGRAGRRGLDVEGHAVVLWQPGIDPRQVAGLASTRTYPLRSSFRPSYNMAVNMVHQFGYARSRELLEQSFAQFQADRSVVGLARQLHKADEALEGYLEAATCHLGDFMDYAALRRSISEVEKDAARARRNDRRAEAMASLRQLTTGDVIEIPAGKFAGWAVVVDPGLANPDEPRPYVLTLGREARRLVPLDFPVPVEARTRIKVPKNFNGRVPQSRKDLAMALGARVRGLPRGAEAPRKGARNDAVEQQLTRLRQQLKAHPCHGCEEREDHARWAERWFKLKRDGDVLRRRVETRTNTVARTFDRVCSVLTALQYLDGDTVTDRGRHLMRIHTEMDLVAAEALREGIWNDLDPSELAGALSVLVYEARGPGDQSPRPASKRIQKVVTETQRLWRQLDLLERDHKLDFLRPPDAGFAWAAWRWAEGDDLDDVLTETGLSAGDFVRVMKQLLDLTGQVAHAAAGTPIQKTAREAADRLRRGVIALSTAGE
- the lnt gene encoding apolipoprotein N-acyltransferase, yielding MTVVNVLLRLLVAALSGLALSGAFEPLAHTWMAPLAVAGLALGVHGLRARSAWLVGLVFGVAYFFTLQWWMRAVGPDAWFGLSALEAAFYAPLASAWAALQSRGRWWPWWCAVVWVAVESVRCTWPFSGMPWGRLSYSVADSVWAPGLPWLGFTGTSLLLCLLGTCLAALLLSPRRHSLTRVGVMSALLCATLLPWGVRGAYSSIDDGAGERAVVAVVQGDVPGAGDDLVSVHREVTDNHVRASVALADAVERGEVERPAFVVWPENSTAVDPFSNSRTRSGIEEAVRELGVPVLVGAMVDDVRDDRVLNQGVVWDPVTGPSERYTKWHPVPFGEYVPWRDLVFKQNLGRLHEVGRDMLSGDRTEPLSIAGIEVADAICFDVAYDDGIHAQVRNGAELLVVQTSNATFIHTDQVDQQYAITRLRALETGRSLAVASTNGISGIVGPDGSTIARAAKRSTETVVEEVVLRAAVTPAVRMDAWPGRLSVLASIVVLGGPLLSRTMAYIRRRNSRAPSPEVIT
- a CDS encoding polyprenol monophosphomannose synthase; this translates as MSAALPGRVVMVVPTYNESANIEWIIGRLREAQPGVDVLVMDDNSPDGTGDIVDRMAAEDPQIKVVHRTEKAGLGAAYRHGFRVALDAGYDVIGEMDADGSHQPEQLQRLIDAIADGADLVIGSRYVPGGSIVNWPLRRQILSRGGNIYVRLLIGLKVKDATAGFRLFRRGTLEAIDVESVTSTGYVFQTDMAYRTVAQGLKITEVPIEFIERERGDSKMSKDVASESLKLITKWGIAERRRQIRAKFGR